One genomic region from Jilunia laotingensis encodes:
- a CDS encoding efflux RND transporter periplasmic adaptor subunit — protein sequence MKSRIVLFAFCLALLSSCGQKGFNLGGTPECAVQTLEPVTVSLTSSYPATIKGKQDVEIRPQVSGFITKVCVDEGSMVRKGQVLFVIDPTQYEAAARSAKAAVATAEAAVSTQQITVNNKRELNKKNIISDYDLAMAENSLASAKAQLASAKAQLISAEQNLGFTNVKSPSDGIVNNIPYRLGSLVSPSIQTPLTVVSDITEMFVYASLTEKELLNLVRKDGSQTAAVETYPEVELQLSDGTTYGEKGKIETISGLINANTGAVSIRATFPNSNHLLRSGGMANLIIPYTMENTISIPQKATTEIQDKKFVFLLQPDNTVKMNEISVFNISDGKEYVVTSGLKSGDKIVIENVGTLKDGQTIKPVTPAESEASFQQAMQDRKEGKM from the coding sequence ATGAAAAGTAGAATTGTATTATTTGCATTTTGTTTAGCCCTCTTGTCAAGCTGTGGTCAAAAGGGTTTTAACTTAGGGGGAACCCCGGAATGTGCTGTACAAACATTGGAGCCTGTGACTGTCAGCCTGACAAGTTCTTATCCGGCTACTATTAAAGGTAAACAAGACGTTGAAATCCGCCCTCAGGTTTCCGGTTTCATCACTAAAGTCTGTGTGGATGAAGGTTCTATGGTTCGCAAAGGGCAAGTCCTTTTTGTCATTGACCCTACCCAATATGAAGCAGCCGCACGCTCTGCCAAAGCCGCTGTTGCAACTGCAGAAGCTGCCGTAAGCACCCAGCAGATCACCGTCAACAACAAACGCGAATTAAACAAGAAGAATATTATCAGTGACTACGATCTGGCGATGGCTGAAAACTCACTGGCATCGGCTAAAGCACAATTAGCTTCCGCCAAAGCACAGCTTATCAGCGCAGAGCAGAACCTTGGCTTTACAAACGTAAAAAGCCCTTCAGACGGTATTGTCAACAACATCCCCTACCGTTTGGGTAGTCTCGTAAGTCCCTCCATCCAAACACCGCTGACGGTAGTTTCAGACATCACGGAGATGTTTGTTTATGCTTCACTGACAGAAAAAGAACTTCTGAATCTGGTGCGCAAAGACGGTTCACAAACGGCTGCCGTAGAGACTTATCCGGAAGTCGAGCTGCAACTTTCCGATGGAACTACTTACGGAGAAAAGGGTAAGATCGAAACCATCAGTGGTTTAATCAATGCAAATACCGGTGCTGTAAGTATCCGTGCCACTTTCCCGAATAGCAACCATCTCTTGAGAAGTGGAGGTATGGCCAATCTGATCATTCCATACACTATGGAGAATACGATCAGCATCCCTCAGAAAGCTACTACGGAAATACAAGACAAAAAATTCGTATTCCTTCTGCAACCGGACAACACCGTCAAGATGAACGAGATCTCGGTATTTAACATCAGTGATGGAAAAGAGTATGTGGTAACCTCCGGCTTGAAAAGCGGTGATAAAATCGTAATCGAGAACGTAGGTACACTGAAAGACGGGCAGACCATCAAACCTGTCACTCCGGCCGAATCGGAAGCAAGCTTCCAACAAGCCATGCAAGATCGTAAAGAAGGAAAAATGTAA
- a CDS encoding efflux RND transporter permease subunit, protein MKLDRFINRPVLSTVISIVIVILGVLGLLSLPISQYPDIAPPTVSVSTTYQGANAQTVLNSVIAPLEEQINGVENMMYMTSTATNTGEARIDVYFKQGTDPDMAAVNVQNRVAKAQGFLPAEVTKVGVITSKRQTSMLLVFSLYSSDNKYDNEFLENYAKINVIPEVQRVPGVGDAMVLGADYSMRIWLKPDKMAQYHLMPTDVSVALSEQNIEAAPGSFGEQGNQTFQYTLRYKGRLQDQTEFENIVIRATSDGQVLRLKDIADVELGRLTYGFTNKVNGHPGVTCIIFQTAGSNATQIIKDIEKLLDKSSETFPPGVKVNISQNANDFLFASIHEVIKTLLEAFVLVFIVVYIFLQDFRSTLIPAIAIPVALIGTFFVLYIIGFSINLLTLCAMVLAIAIVVDDAIVVVEGVHAKLDQGYKSSRLASIDAMNELGGAIVSITLVMMSVFIPVSFMTGTSGTFYRQFGLTMAIAIGLSAVNALTLTPALCAILLKPHKEDEKKKSTFVSRFHTAFNVYYDNLLKKYKKGTLRFIHRPWLTIGSVIIGIALLLFLMNVTPTGLVPNEDTGTIMAVVDMPPGSSMERTTEAMERIDSLLGSDPAIDTRTMIVGYSFLAGQGPSYGSFICKLKPWEERSIKQRSDFVSGMLYLKAREVIKDARVLLFAPPMIPGYSVSNGFELNLQDKTGGSLDKFYEVAQDFITKLQARPEIQSAQTSFNPNFPQYMIDIDAAACKKAGLSPNDILTTLQGYYGGLYSSNFNRFGKLYRVMIQADPNSRANLESLNSVKVRNGNEMAPITQFMTMKRIYGPDNIKRFNMFTAMTINGSPADGYSSGEAIQAMQEVAEQSLPTGYGFEFSGMTREEQSSSGSTTAMIFILCFVFVYLLLSAQYESYILPLAVLLSIPFGLAGSFIFLHLMGFANNILPILGAATNNIYVQIALIMLMGLLAKNAILIVEFALDRRRMGMSITWAAVLGAGARLRPILMTSLAMVVGLIPLMLAMGVGANGNRALGTAAVGGMFIGMICQIFIVPALFVIFQYLQEKIKPMEWDDIDNSDAETEIEQYAK, encoded by the coding sequence ATGAAGTTAGATAGATTTATTAACCGCCCGGTACTATCTACGGTGATCTCCATCGTAATAGTTATATTGGGTGTATTGGGATTGCTCTCGCTCCCTATCTCCCAGTATCCGGACATTGCACCGCCAACGGTAAGCGTCTCCACCACTTACCAGGGAGCCAATGCACAAACTGTGCTGAATAGTGTGATTGCTCCATTGGAAGAGCAGATCAATGGTGTGGAGAACATGATGTACATGACATCTACCGCCACCAATACAGGTGAAGCCCGTATCGATGTATATTTCAAACAAGGCACCGACCCTGATATGGCTGCCGTAAACGTACAGAACCGCGTAGCCAAAGCACAAGGTTTCTTACCGGCCGAAGTAACCAAAGTAGGCGTCATCACTTCCAAACGCCAAACCAGTATGTTGCTGGTATTCTCCCTCTATAGTTCGGACAACAAATATGACAACGAATTTCTTGAGAACTACGCCAAGATCAACGTAATTCCGGAAGTACAACGTGTACCGGGTGTAGGTGATGCCATGGTGCTGGGTGCCGACTATTCTATGCGTATTTGGCTGAAACCCGATAAAATGGCTCAATACCATCTGATGCCTACCGATGTATCGGTTGCCCTGTCGGAACAGAACATAGAAGCCGCACCGGGTTCATTCGGTGAACAGGGGAACCAAACGTTCCAGTACACATTGAGATACAAAGGTCGCCTGCAGGATCAAACCGAATTCGAAAATATCGTGATCCGCGCGACCAGTGACGGACAAGTCTTACGACTGAAAGACATTGCGGATGTCGAATTGGGACGTTTGACCTATGGCTTTACCAACAAAGTCAACGGTCATCCGGGTGTAACCTGTATCATCTTCCAAACGGCAGGTTCTAATGCGACACAGATTATCAAAGACATCGAAAAGCTTTTGGATAAATCCAGCGAGACATTCCCTCCGGGTGTCAAAGTCAATATCTCACAGAATGCCAACGACTTCCTCTTTGCTTCAATCCACGAAGTTATCAAGACGCTGCTCGAAGCATTCGTGCTTGTGTTTATTGTAGTATACATCTTCCTGCAGGACTTCCGTTCTACCTTAATTCCAGCTATCGCCATCCCGGTAGCTTTGATCGGTACGTTCTTCGTCCTCTACATCATCGGGTTTAGTATCAACTTGCTTACGCTTTGTGCCATGGTGCTTGCCATTGCCATTGTGGTCGATGATGCCATTGTGGTCGTCGAAGGTGTACACGCCAAGCTCGACCAAGGTTATAAATCTTCCCGGTTGGCATCCATCGATGCGATGAATGAGTTGGGCGGTGCCATCGTATCTATTACTCTGGTGATGATGTCCGTGTTTATCCCTGTAAGTTTCATGACTGGTACTTCCGGTACATTCTATCGTCAGTTCGGTTTGACAATGGCGATTGCAATCGGTCTGTCCGCTGTCAATGCATTGACATTGACCCCGGCACTTTGCGCCATCCTGTTGAAACCTCACAAAGAAGACGAAAAGAAGAAATCGACTTTCGTCAGTCGTTTCCATACTGCATTCAATGTCTATTACGACAATCTGCTGAAGAAATACAAAAAAGGCACCCTACGTTTCATTCATAGGCCGTGGCTGACCATTGGAAGTGTGATAATCGGTATTGCCTTGCTGCTGTTCCTGATGAATGTTACCCCGACCGGTTTGGTTCCCAACGAAGATACCGGTACGATCATGGCGGTAGTGGATATGCCACCGGGAAGCTCCATGGAGCGCACCACAGAAGCAATGGAACGCATTGACAGCCTGCTCGGCTCAGATCCGGCTATCGACACCCGTACCATGATTGTGGGTTACAGCTTCCTTGCCGGACAAGGACCGAGTTACGGTTCGTTCATCTGTAAGCTGAAACCTTGGGAAGAACGTAGCATCAAACAACGCTCCGACTTCGTATCGGGTATGCTTTACCTCAAAGCGCGCGAAGTGATCAAGGATGCCCGCGTACTACTGTTCGCACCTCCTATGATCCCCGGTTACAGTGTTTCCAACGGTTTCGAGCTAAACTTGCAGGACAAGACCGGTGGTAGTCTGGACAAATTCTACGAAGTTGCCCAAGACTTTATCACCAAGTTACAGGCACGTCCCGAAATTCAGTCTGCCCAGACATCCTTTAACCCGAACTTCCCGCAGTACATGATCGATATCGATGCAGCGGCCTGTAAGAAAGCAGGTCTTTCACCGAACGACATTCTGACGACCTTGCAGGGATATTATGGTGGTTTGTATTCGTCCAACTTCAACCGCTTCGGAAAGTTATACCGTGTTATGATTCAAGCCGACCCGAACAGCCGTGCCAACCTTGAATCATTGAATTCCGTCAAAGTGCGCAATGGTAACGAAATGGCACCTATCACCCAGTTCATGACCATGAAACGTATCTACGGACCGGACAACATCAAACGTTTCAACATGTTTACCGCCATGACGATCAACGGCTCGCCTGCTGATGGCTACAGCTCCGGTGAAGCCATCCAAGCGATGCAGGAGGTAGCCGAACAAAGCCTGCCTACCGGTTATGGTTTTGAGTTCTCCGGTATGACTCGTGAAGAGCAAAGTTCAAGTGGTAGCACGACGGCTATGATCTTCATTCTCTGCTTCGTATTCGTATACCTTTTGCTAAGTGCCCAATACGAAAGTTACATTCTGCCGTTGGCCGTATTGCTTTCTATTCCATTCGGTCTGGCAGGTAGCTTCATCTTCCTGCACCTGATGGGATTTGCGAATAACATACTTCCTATTTTGGGAGCAGCCACGAACAACATCTATGTACAGATCGCTTTGATCATGTTGATGGGACTTTTGGCTAAGAATGCCATCTTGATCGTAGAGTTTGCCCTCGACCGCCGCAGAATGGGTATGAGTATCACTTGGGCTGCCGTTTTGGGAGCCGGAGCCCGTCTGCGTCCTATCTTGATGACCTCGCTCGCCATGGTTGTCGGACTGATTCCGTTGATGCTGGCTATGGGCGTAGGTGCTAATGGTAACCGTGCCTTGGGTACAGCTGCCGTAGGTGGTATGTTCATAGGCATGATCTGCCAGATCTTCATAGTACCGGCCTTGTTCGTTATCTTCCAATATCTGCAAGAGAAGATCAAGCCGATGGAATGGGATGATATCGACAACTCTGATGCTGAAACGGAAATAGAACAATATGCTAAATAA
- a CDS encoding glycoside hydrolase family 43 protein, producing MKLINWMLVGCSLAMASCAPQKEQQQITFADPTIACFDGMYYMYGTEPKPQTGIPVLQSADLKTWEVPAGTLKDGHALEGGVSAYGTKGFWAPQVVEHNGKYYMIYTANENIAVAKSERPIGPFVQDSVAALKSDVNQIDPFLLFDTDGKMYLYHVRLHEGNSIWVAEFKEDMSGIKEETLTQCITATEPWEDTQTFESAPVIEGPTVVKRDGIYYLLYSANHFASKDYAVGYATSTSPYGPWKKPDGNPIISKENIHQNGTGHGDLFRDAKGDWKYVFHVHNSDTAIHPRRTLMVDVEFAPDQASGEEIIRIKPETVVVPVMKPAASN from the coding sequence ATGAAACTGATTAATTGGATGCTTGTAGGCTGTAGCTTGGCTATGGCTTCTTGTGCCCCACAGAAAGAGCAACAGCAAATCACCTTTGCCGACCCGACCATTGCCTGTTTTGACGGCATGTATTATATGTACGGAACCGAACCCAAGCCGCAGACGGGAATTCCTGTGTTGCAGTCGGCCGATCTGAAGACGTGGGAAGTACCTGCGGGAACATTGAAAGATGGGCACGCCCTTGAAGGGGGAGTGTCTGCATACGGAACCAAGGGTTTCTGGGCTCCGCAGGTAGTTGAGCATAACGGGAAGTATTACATGATTTATACTGCTAATGAGAATATTGCCGTTGCCAAGAGCGAACGCCCTATCGGTCCTTTCGTGCAAGATAGCGTAGCTGCCCTGAAGTCGGATGTGAATCAGATCGATCCATTCCTTCTCTTCGATACGGACGGCAAGATGTATCTGTATCATGTGAGGCTGCATGAAGGAAATTCTATCTGGGTAGCTGAATTTAAAGAAGATATGAGTGGTATTAAAGAAGAGACATTAACGCAATGTATCACTGCTACCGAACCTTGGGAGGATACACAGACTTTTGAATCGGCTCCGGTGATCGAAGGGCCGACAGTGGTGAAGCGTGACGGAATTTATTATCTGCTCTATTCTGCCAATCATTTTGCTTCTAAGGATTATGCGGTAGGCTATGCCACTTCCACTTCTCCTTACGGACCGTGGAAGAAACCTGACGGAAATCCTATCATCAGTAAGGAAAACATTCATCAGAACGGTACCGGGCATGGCGATCTGTTCCGCGATGCCAAAGGGGATTGGAAGTATGTATTCCATGTGCATAATAGTGATACCGCCATACATCCCCGCCGTACGTTGATGGTCGATGTAGAGTTTGCTCCCGATCAGGCTTCCGGTGAAGAGATCATACGGATAAAACCTGAAACCGTGGTTGTTCCTGTAATGAAACCTGCAGCTTCCAACTAA
- a CDS encoding BT0820 family HAD-type phosphatase, which yields MVIAVDFDGTIVEDCYPRIGKEIPFAIETLKLLQKEKHYLILWTVREKERLEEAIDWCKKRGIEFYAINRNYPEEKADHEHYSRKIKADIFIDDRNFGGLPDWGTIYQTIIGKSDSTNPDKWIIGSATKKKRKWWF from the coding sequence ATGGTTATAGCAGTAGATTTTGATGGTACCATCGTAGAAGATTGTTATCCTCGTATAGGCAAAGAGATTCCATTTGCAATTGAAACACTAAAGCTTCTCCAGAAAGAGAAACATTACCTGATTTTATGGACAGTCCGCGAAAAAGAGCGACTTGAGGAAGCTATTGACTGGTGCAAAAAAAGAGGGATCGAATTCTATGCGATCAACAGAAACTATCCTGAAGAGAAAGCAGATCACGAGCATTATTCAAGAAAAATAAAAGCTGATATCTTTATCGATGATCGGAATTTTGGAGGTCTTCCGGATTGGGGAACAATCTACCAAACAATTATTGGGAAGAGCGATTCCACAAATCCGGATAAATGGATAATCGGTAGTGCTACAAAGAAAAAGAGAAAATGGTGGTTTTGA
- the lpxA gene encoding acyl-ACP--UDP-N-acetylglucosamine O-acyltransferase — protein MISPLAYVDPEAKIGKNVTIQPFAYIEKDVEIGDDCIIMAYASVLKGTRMGKGNHIHHHAVLGAEPQDFHYSGEDSNLIIGDNNHIRENVVISRATFSENATKIGNGNFLMDKVHICHDVQIGDNCVVGIETTIAGECTLDDCAILSGNVILHQYCHVGSWTLIQSGCRISKDVPPYIIMSGNPTTYHGVNAVVLTQHKKTSERILRHIANAYRLIYQGNFSVTDAVQKIVDQVPMSEEIENIVKFVKNSERGIVK, from the coding sequence ATGATTAGTCCATTAGCTTACGTAGATCCCGAAGCAAAGATTGGTAAAAACGTTACCATCCAACCTTTCGCTTATATTGAAAAAGATGTCGAAATCGGGGATGACTGTATAATCATGGCTTATGCCAGCGTATTGAAAGGCACACGAATGGGTAAAGGTAACCACATTCACCATCATGCCGTATTGGGTGCCGAACCTCAGGACTTCCATTATTCCGGTGAGGACAGCAACCTGATCATTGGTGACAACAACCACATACGAGAGAATGTAGTTATCAGCCGTGCCACATTTTCAGAAAATGCAACAAAGATCGGCAATGGTAATTTTCTGATGGATAAGGTGCATATCTGCCACGATGTGCAGATAGGAGACAATTGCGTAGTGGGTATCGAGACTACCATAGCAGGCGAATGCACCTTGGATGATTGTGCCATATTGAGCGGCAATGTCATACTGCATCAATATTGCCATGTAGGTAGCTGGACACTCATACAAAGTGGATGCCGCATCTCTAAAGACGTGCCTCCATACATCATCATGTCTGGTAATCCGACCACCTATCATGGGGTAAATGCAGTAGTGTTGACCCAGCATAAAAAGACATCAGAGAGAATTCTGCGCCACATCGCCAATGCTTATCGTCTGATTTATCAAGGCAATTTCAGCGTTACAGATGCCGTACAGAAAATAGTAGACCAGGTTCCTATGAGTGAAGAAATAGAGAACATTGTCAAGTTCGTTAAAAACTCTGAACGAGGAATTGTGAAATAG
- a CDS encoding sulfatase-like hydrolase/transferase → MKRHLFYLPAVAALAACGSSNEEAPQRPNVIVILADDLGFGDVSAYGSTTIHTPNIDSLAHGGVCFNNGYATSATSTPSRYALMTGMYPWKNKDAKILPGDAPLIIGENEYTLPKFMQKAGYRTGAIGKWHLGMGSGNVNWNETIKPGAKEIGFDYSCLIAATNDRVPTVYVEDGNVVGLEKDDPIEVSYEHNFEGEPTALDHPEMLKMQWAHGHHNSIVNGIPRIGFMKGGQKARWVDEDMADYFVGKVKNFLVENKDNPFFLYYGLHEPHVPRAPHSRFVGSTSMGPRGDAVVEADWCVGQLMAELKELGLLENTMVIFTSDNGPVLNDGYKDGAPELAGDHKPAGGLRGGKYSLFDGGTHIPLFVYWKGKIQPVVSNALVCQMDLFASLAKLIDQPLEQTLDSQELLATFMGESQKGREDLVIEAQGKMGLRMGDWVMLPPYKGPQRNETGNELGNMPEFTLYNVTNDRQQTENQAVNNPEQLEKMKERFFDLTKGYYKAEVEEVELK, encoded by the coding sequence ATGAAAAGACATCTATTTTATCTGCCTGCCGTGGCCGCTCTCGCAGCTTGCGGCAGTAGCAATGAGGAAGCTCCCCAACGACCGAATGTGATTGTGATTCTTGCCGACGACCTTGGCTTTGGGGATGTAAGTGCTTACGGTTCCACTACTATCCATACTCCGAATATCGATAGTCTTGCCCATGGAGGCGTTTGTTTCAACAATGGTTATGCCACTTCGGCAACTTCTACGCCGAGCCGTTATGCCTTGATGACCGGAATGTATCCGTGGAAAAACAAGGATGCCAAAATCCTCCCGGGAGATGCTCCCCTCATTATCGGGGAAAACGAGTATACGCTTCCTAAGTTTATGCAGAAAGCGGGCTATCGTACAGGAGCCATCGGTAAATGGCATCTGGGCATGGGAAGTGGAAATGTGAACTGGAACGAGACCATCAAACCGGGTGCTAAGGAGATCGGATTTGATTATTCCTGCCTGATAGCTGCGACGAACGACCGCGTGCCGACCGTATATGTGGAAGATGGCAATGTAGTTGGTCTGGAGAAGGACGATCCGATCGAAGTGAGTTATGAACATAATTTCGAAGGAGAGCCGACCGCTTTGGATCATCCCGAAATGTTGAAAATGCAGTGGGCGCACGGACACCATAACTCTATTGTAAACGGTATTCCCCGCATCGGATTCATGAAGGGCGGGCAGAAGGCACGCTGGGTCGATGAGGACATGGCGGATTACTTTGTAGGCAAAGTGAAGAACTTTCTGGTTGAAAACAAGGACAATCCTTTCTTCCTTTATTATGGTTTGCATGAGCCGCACGTACCTCGTGCCCCTCACAGCCGTTTTGTAGGTTCTACGTCCATGGGACCCCGCGGTGATGCTGTCGTTGAGGCGGACTGGTGCGTTGGTCAGTTGATGGCTGAGTTGAAGGAACTGGGCTTGTTGGAGAATACGATGGTTATTTTTACGAGTGACAATGGTCCGGTTCTGAATGATGGTTATAAGGACGGCGCTCCCGAACTCGCTGGTGATCATAAGCCGGCAGGTGGACTTCGTGGCGGTAAGTATAGCTTGTTCGACGGTGGAACGCACATTCCTTTGTTTGTTTACTGGAAGGGAAAAATACAGCCTGTTGTTTCTAATGCTTTGGTTTGCCAGATGGACTTGTTTGCTTCTCTTGCCAAATTGATTGACCAACCGTTGGAACAGACGCTCGACAGCCAGGAATTGCTTGCCACTTTCATGGGTGAAAGTCAGAAAGGACGTGAAGATTTGGTTATCGAAGCTCAGGGTAAAATGGGGCTTCGCATGGGCGATTGGGTCATGTTACCTCCCTACAAAGGTCCGCAACGTAATGAAACCGGTAATGAATTGGGGAATATGCCTGAATTTACTCTGTATAACGTAACCAACGATCGTCAGCAGACTGAGAATCAAGCTGTGAACAATCCCGAACAACTTGAAAAAATGAAGGAACGTTTCTTTGACTTGACCAAAGGCTATTACAAGGCTGAAGTAGAAGAAGTGGAACTGAAATAA
- a CDS encoding TolC family protein, giving the protein MKKQIICMLCATALLSSCHIYKSYDRPDDIQTAGLYRDTLSTGDTLASDTANFGNLPWREVFTDPQLQALIEQGLANNTDLQTAILKVEEAKAALTTSRLAYAPMLALSPQGTISSFDKSAATKTYSLPVTASWEIDLFGKLLNEKRGAQVTLLQTKAYRQAVQTQIISGIANTYYTLLMLDQQQIITEETADIMKRNVETMRAMKDAAMTNAAAVAQSEAAYAQVLASIPAIRQSIRETENALCMLLRQAPQAIKRSTLAGQQLPTEFSVGVPLQLLSNRPDVKAAEMSLASTYYNANQARAAFYPQITLSGSAGWTNSAGSVIVNPGKLLASAIGSLTQPLFYRGANIARLKIAKAQQEEAKLAFQQSLLNAGSEVSNALSKYQTTSEKASARKLQVESAEKASEYTKELFQLGNSTYLEVLSAEQSLLSARLSQVSDQFDSMQAIVSLYSALGGGREN; this is encoded by the coding sequence ATGAAAAAACAAATTATATGCATGTTGTGTGCAACTGCTCTTCTGAGTAGTTGCCACATCTATAAATCGTATGACAGACCCGACGATATACAAACAGCCGGCTTGTATCGAGACACACTGTCTACCGGTGATACGCTTGCCTCGGACACCGCTAATTTCGGCAACCTGCCATGGAGAGAGGTTTTCACCGACCCACAGTTACAAGCGCTTATCGAACAGGGGCTGGCCAATAATACTGACCTCCAGACCGCAATTCTGAAAGTAGAAGAGGCCAAAGCTGCATTAACTACTTCCCGGCTGGCTTATGCACCCATGCTGGCTTTATCACCGCAAGGAACGATCAGCAGCTTCGACAAAAGTGCTGCAACGAAAACCTATTCACTACCCGTCACGGCAAGCTGGGAGATCGACCTGTTCGGTAAACTGCTGAATGAAAAACGAGGGGCACAAGTGACCTTGTTACAGACCAAAGCCTATCGTCAAGCGGTACAGACACAGATCATATCAGGTATCGCCAACACCTACTATACACTGTTGATGCTCGACCAGCAACAGATCATTACCGAAGAGACCGCTGACATCATGAAGCGCAATGTGGAAACCATGCGTGCCATGAAAGATGCTGCCATGACGAATGCAGCCGCAGTCGCTCAAAGTGAGGCCGCTTATGCACAAGTACTAGCTTCCATCCCTGCTATCCGTCAGAGTATTCGTGAAACAGAAAACGCACTTTGCATGTTGCTCCGTCAAGCTCCGCAAGCCATCAAACGTAGCACATTGGCCGGTCAACAATTGCCTACCGAATTCTCCGTAGGTGTTCCGTTACAATTATTGTCCAACCGTCCGGACGTAAAAGCAGCCGAGATGTCGCTGGCAAGCACATATTACAACGCCAACCAAGCCCGTGCAGCTTTTTATCCGCAGATTACTCTCAGCGGGTCTGCCGGATGGACAAACAGTGCAGGTAGCGTGATTGTCAACCCGGGCAAACTCTTGGCATCAGCAATCGGTTCACTGACCCAGCCTTTGTTCTACAGGGGGGCAAACATAGCTCGTCTGAAGATAGCTAAGGCGCAACAGGAAGAGGCAAAACTCGCTTTCCAGCAATCTCTTCTCAATGCAGGCAGTGAAGTCAGCAACGCGCTATCAAAATATCAGACAACCTCCGAAAAGGCTTCTGCCCGCAAGTTACAGGTAGAGTCGGCAGAGAAAGCTTCCGAGTATACGAAGGAGTTGTTCCAGTTGGGTAATTCAACTTATCTTGAAGTATTGTCTGCAGAACAGTCCCTGCTCAGCGCACGCTTGTCACAGGTTTCCGACCAGTTTGACAGCATGCAGGCCATAGTCAGCCTTTACAGTGCTTTAGGCGGAGGCAGAGAGAACTAA